The genomic DNA CTCGAAGCGGACGTAGATCTCGGAGTTGGCGTAGCTGATCGCCCGCGTGGGCACGATGTCGACGTCGAGGATCTGCGAGACCTCCTGCGCCAGCTCGGGGTAGGCACGCCCCGAGAACAGCATCAGGTGCTTGACGTTCGGCCGCTTGAAGCCGGTCACGACTCCCTCTCGGTGTCAGGTTGGGGGTCTGCCGGGTGGCCGACGACCTCTTGGTCGCTCAGGGGTGCGTGGACGACGTGCTGCTCGACCTCGGGCGGTTCGGAAGCGCCGTCGGGCTCGTCGTGGGCGGCGTCGCCGGCCCGGGCGGCCGTGGCCGCCTCGGCCGCCGCGGCGGTCTTGGTGCCGGCGCGCTTGCGGGCGACCCAGCCGGCGACGTTGCGCTGGCGGGCGCGGCTGACCGCGAGCTCGCCGGCGCCGACGTCGCCGGTCACGGTCGACCCGGCGCCGACGTAGGCGCCGTCGGCGACCGTCACCGGGGCGACGAGGGTCGAGTCGCTGCCGACGAAGCTGGCGCGCCCGACGCGGGTCCGCGACTTGGTGACGCCGTCGTAGTTGGCGAAGATCACGCCCGCGCCGATGTTGGCGTCCTCGCCGACCTCGACGTCGCCGGCGTAGGTCAGGTGCGGGACCTTGGCCCGGTCGCCGATGCGCGCGTTCTTGGTCTCGACGAAGGTGCCGATCTTGCCGCGCTCCCCCAGCACGGTGCCGGGCCGGAGGTAGGCGTACGGGCCGACGCTGGCGCCGGCGCCGATCACCGCGAGCGAGCCGTGGGTGCGCACGACGGTGGCGCCCGGACCGACCTCGACGTCGACGAGCGTCGTCTCCGGCCCGATCGTCGCGCCCGCGGCGACGGAGGTGGCGCCCTCCAGGGAGGTGCCGGGCAGCAGCGTGACGTCCTCGCCGAGGTCGACCGAGGCGTGCACCCACGTCGACGCCGGGTCGACGACCGTCACGCCAGCGCGCATCCAGCGCTCGAGCGCGCGACGGTTGACCTCGGCGTTCATCCGGGCGAGCTGCACGCGGTCGTTGACGCCCTCGGTCTGCCAGGCGTCGGTCGTCACGTGAGCCCCGACCAGCCGGCCGGACTCGCGGGCGGAGCCGACGACGTCGGTCAGGTAGAGCTCGCCCTGCGCGTTCGTCGGGCGCAGCGCTGCCAGCCCCTCGCGCAGGGTCTCGGCCTCGAAGACGTAGATGCCCGAGTTGATCTCGTCGATGCGCCGCTGCTCCTCGCTGGCGTCGCGGTGCTCGACGATCGCGAGGACCTCCTCGCCCGCGCCGCGCACGACCCGCCCGTAGCCGGTGGGGTCCTCGACCCGGGCGGTGAGGACCGAGACGGCGGTGCCGGCGGACCGGTGCTCCGTGACCAGGGCGGCGAGGGTGTCGGCGGTCAGCATGGGCACGTCGCCGTAGGTCACGAGGACGTCGCCGTGCAGCTCCGGCAGCGCGGCCAGCGCCACCTGCACCGCGTGGCCGGTGCCGCGCTGCTCGGTCTGGACCACGGTCGTGACGTGGGGGGCGATCTCGTCGAGGTGCGCCTCGACCTGCTCGCGGAGGTGGCCGACCACGACGACGACGTGCTCGGGCTCGAGCGCGGTCGCGGCGTCCACGGCGTAGCTGAGCATCGAGTGCCCGGCGATCTCGTGGAGGAGCTTGGAGCGCGAGGAGCGCATGCGCTTGCCCTCGCCCGCGGCCAGGATCACCACCGCGGAGACCGGCCCGCCCTCGAGGGCGGGGGTCTGCGGGCCCGTCGGCGCCGCGCTGCTCACACGCTCGTCCTGTCTGTCGATCCGTCCGACGGTCGGTGCCGCTCCCGGACGTCGGCGCAGGACGGCGCCGCGAGGCACCGCGCTGCTCCCCGGGTAGGAGTCGAACCTACGTCGCTTGTCCTGATTCAAAGTCAGGCGGGCCCTGCCGGCAGACCAACCGGGGATCGCCTCGTGCTGAGTGCCCCCGTCGTCACCAGACCGACCGGGACCGGCCCGGCCCAGCGTACGCAGGACAGCGCCCCGCGTCATTCCGAGCGCCCGGGTGCGGACGCCCGGAGCCGCTCCCGCCGAGCCGGCGGACCTCCCTCGGACGGCCCCTCGAGGTCGCCGCCCGAGCCCGTCCGGAGGCGTCCTCCGCCGCCGCCGGGACCAGTCCCCTTAGCCTGACCGCATGGGTGACGGGGCGGACGAGGTCGACGACCTCGTCGCGGCCTGGCGCCGGGAGCGGCCCGACGTCGACACCTCACCGATGGAGGTCCTCTCGCGCGTGGACCGGCTGGCCCGCCACGTGGACCGTGCCCGGGCCGCCGCCTTCAGCCGCCACGACCTCGAGGGCTGGGAGTTCGACGTGCTGGCGGTCCTGCGCCGCTCGGGCGAGCCCTACCGCGCCTCGGCCGGCGCCCTGGTCCGCGCCACGGGCGTGACCTCGGGGACCATGACGAACCGCGTGGACCGCCTCGTCTCGCGCGGCCTGGTGCGCCGCGGGAGCGACCCGGACGACCGGCGCTCGGTGCTCGTCGAGCTGACCCCCGAGGGCCGCACGGCCGTCGACGGCGCCCTGGTCGACCTCCTCGAGGCCGAGCGCGAGCTGCTCGCCGCCCTCGACGAGCCGGGCCGGCGCACGCTCGCCGCCGCCCTGCGCGGCCTGCTCGCGTCGTACGCCGCCCCGGCCTCAGCCGGCTGAGGCCCTCCGCGCCGCCAGGCGGGTCTCCACCACGACGAGGGCCGCCAGCACCGCCCCCGTGACGAGCTCGGAGACCGGCAGCGGGGTGCTGGCCAGCACGAGCGCGGCGGCGCCGACGAAGGGCACCGCGGTCCGCCAGGAGCGGTCGTGCAGGCGCAGGTGGACCACCCACATCGCGAGCAGCAGCACGGCGACCGGCACCGTCACGGCCGCGGAGGTGACGAGGTCGAGGTGGCGCCCCTCGGGGTGCGCGACCGCCTCGGTCCGCGCCGCCAGCCCCGCGCCGACGCCGGCCGCGGCGGCGTAGATGACGTAGTGGCCGAAGCCGAACAGGTACTGCGCGTGGGTGCCGTCGCGCCGCGCGCGCTCGAGGACCTCCGCCGCCTCGCGGGAGAAGTAGAGCCACCACAGGCTGAAGACGACGAGGACCCCGCCGAGCGTGACGCCGGCGACGGCGACCCGGTGCTCGGTCTCGCCGGTGAACGCCTCCTGCACGGCCAGCGTCGCCGACAGGATCGTCTCCCCGAGCACGATGATGAAGAAGAGGCCGTAGCGCTCGGCGATGTGGTGCGGGTGCCAGCTCGTCTCCCCCGTCCGCTCGGCCCACGCGGGCACGAGCAGCTCGCAGGCGACGAGCGCCGCGAACAGCGGCACCACGAGGCCCGGGACGTGGCTGGCCAGGTAGAACGCCACCCACCCCAGCTGCACGACGACGATCCCCAGGGCGTAGCGCAGGCAGGTCCGCCGCCGGGCCGGGTCGTTGCGGGCGGCCCGCAGCCACTGCAGCACGAGCCCGACACGCATGACCACGTAGCCGACGACGACCAGCCCGAAGTGCCCCTCGCGCTCCTCGACGCCCTCGGCCAGCGTCATGATCCCGGCCGCCAGGGTGAGCACGCCGACGATCTGCAGGATGGTGAGCAGGCGGTAGCCGACGTCGTCGTTGTCGTAGGCGGAGGAGAACCAGCTGAAGTTCAGCCAGGCCCACCAGATGGCGAAGAAGGCCATGGCGTAGCCGAGCACCGCCGGTCCGACGAGCCCGGCGACCAGTCCGTGGTGCAGGGCCGCGGCCGCCTGGGCGACCGCGACGACGAAGCACAGGTCGGTGAGGAGCTCGAGCTCGGAGGCGACGCGCCCCTGCTCGTCGGGGTCGCGGGGCCGCAGGGGCCGGACGAGGCGGGCGGTGACGGCGGGCGCGCTCACGCCTGGGAACACTAGGCCGTCGTCGGCGCGGCCGCCTCAGCCGACGACGCGCGCCCCGACGACCGGCCCGCCGGCCCGCATCACCTTGCGCGCCACGCCCTCCGCGCTGAGCGCGATGCTGAGGTCGACGGCGTCCTCCTCGTCCTCGACGAGGAAGGCGCAGGTCGGCCCGGAGCCCGAGACCACGGCACCGACGGCCCCCAGGTCGAGGCCGGCGTCGAGGACGCGGCGCAGCTGTGGGCGCAGCGTGAGCGCGGCCGGCTGCAGGTCGTTGACCAGGGCGGCGCCGAGCTCGTACGGGTCGCCGCCGCGCAGGGCGTTCATCAGGTCGGCCGGGACCTCGGGCGGCTCGGGCGAGGGGTTCAGCTCGTCGAAGCGGCGGTAGACCGCCGGCGTCGAGAGCCCCTCCTGCCCGAAGGCCAGCACCCAGTGGTAGCTGCCGCGGGCGAGCGCCGGGGCCACGTCCTCCCCCCGACCGCTGCCGACGGCGGTGCCGCCCATCAGCGAGAAGGGGACGTCGCTGCCCAGCTCGGCGCCCAGGTGGCGCAGCACCTCCGGGGCCAGGTCGATGTCCCAGAGCGTCGCGCA from Microlunatus sagamiharensis includes the following:
- a CDS encoding MarR family winged helix-turn-helix transcriptional regulator, encoding MGDGADEVDDLVAAWRRERPDVDTSPMEVLSRVDRLARHVDRARAAAFSRHDLEGWEFDVLAVLRRSGEPYRASAGALVRATGVTSGTMTNRVDRLVSRGLVRRGSDPDDRRSVLVELTPEGRTAVDGALVDLLEAERELLAALDEPGRRTLAAALRGLLASYAAPASAG
- the glmU gene encoding bifunctional UDP-N-acetylglucosamine diphosphorylase/glucosamine-1-phosphate N-acetyltransferase GlmU encodes the protein MSSAAPTGPQTPALEGGPVSAVVILAAGEGKRMRSSRSKLLHEIAGHSMLSYAVDAATALEPEHVVVVVGHLREQVEAHLDEIAPHVTTVVQTEQRGTGHAVQVALAALPELHGDVLVTYGDVPMLTADTLAALVTEHRSAGTAVSVLTARVEDPTGYGRVVRGAGEEVLAIVEHRDASEEQRRIDEINSGIYVFEAETLREGLAALRPTNAQGELYLTDVVGSARESGRLVGAHVTTDAWQTEGVNDRVQLARMNAEVNRRALERWMRAGVTVVDPASTWVHASVDLGEDVTLLPGTSLEGATSVAAGATIGPETTLVDVEVGPGATVVRTHGSLAVIGAGASVGPYAYLRPGTVLGERGKIGTFVETKNARIGDRAKVPHLTYAGDVEVGEDANIGAGVIFANYDGVTKSRTRVGRASFVGSDSTLVAPVTVADGAYVGAGSTVTGDVGAGELAVSRARQRNVAGWVARKRAGTKTAAAAEAATAARAGDAAHDEPDGASEPPEVEQHVVHAPLSDQEVVGHPADPQPDTERES
- a CDS encoding 4-(cytidine 5'-diphospho)-2-C-methyl-D-erythritol kinase — its product is MASPLPPAPVGVHVRAPAKINLALKVGAPRPDGYHPLATVYHAVSLYDDVHAEWAEPDEFELEASGEGVEQVPLDDSNLALRAARLLARTHGGGDRLGVHLTIRKNIPVAGGLAGGSADGAAALLACATLWDIDLAPEVLRHLGAELGSDVPFSLMGGTAVGSGRGEDVAPALARGSYHWVLAFGQEGLSTPAVYRRFDELNPSPEPPEVPADLMNALRGGDPYELGAALVNDLQPAALTLRPQLRRVLDAGLDLGAVGAVVSGSGPTCAFLVEDEEDAVDLSIALSAEGVARKVMRAGGPVVGARVVG
- a CDS encoding low temperature requirement protein A, with translation MSAPAVTARLVRPLRPRDPDEQGRVASELELLTDLCFVVAVAQAAAALHHGLVAGLVGPAVLGYAMAFFAIWWAWLNFSWFSSAYDNDDVGYRLLTILQIVGVLTLAAGIMTLAEGVEEREGHFGLVVVGYVVMRVGLVLQWLRAARNDPARRRTCLRYALGIVVVQLGWVAFYLASHVPGLVVPLFAALVACELLVPAWAERTGETSWHPHHIAERYGLFFIIVLGETILSATLAVQEAFTGETEHRVAVAGVTLGGVLVVFSLWWLYFSREAAEVLERARRDGTHAQYLFGFGHYVIYAAAAGVGAGLAARTEAVAHPEGRHLDLVTSAAVTVPVAVLLLAMWVVHLRLHDRSWRTAVPFVGAAALVLASTPLPVSELVTGAVLAALVVVETRLAARRASAG